A stretch of Dysidea avara chromosome 5, odDysAvar1.4, whole genome shotgun sequence DNA encodes these proteins:
- the LOC136256494 gene encoding uncharacterized protein yields the protein MELNCKVIIYVSIVVLYGLTIVCSLPVGKREAPPTADQEPITFNKLLPPLIDLSSSDSLFWLWRGAFDLTDENLLKAEYQQKKRKVCRGRVFYDMTGKEEKKCREMTPLTYGQLAKYYNELVVQLQLAKTIVNDSSLIPREVIEAEQTEVLEAERGIIQMLNETVLPVLEYTLAANDTNCSTTEAIVDQTISIYTNCTTVQTSNLFLAQTALDLFHNLNYTINELQNQRNESRTADDDSSVMFPAANNSKEWCIIQQ from the exons ATGGAGTTGAACTGCAAGGTTATTATCTACGTTAGCATAGTGGTGCTGTACGGGCTCACTATAGTGTGCTCGTTGCCAGTTGGAAAAAGAGAAGCCCCGCCTACCGCTGATCAAGAACCTATTACATTTAATAAACTACTACCTCCACTGATAGATCTATCCAGCTCTGATAGTTTGTTTTGGCTTTGGAGAGGAGCTTTCGATCTTACTGATGAAAATTTATTGAAGGCTGAG TATCAGCAAAAGAAGCGCAAAGTGTGCAGGGGACGAGTGTTCTACGACATGAcaggaaaagaagaaaaaaagtgtAGAGAAATGACTCCTTTAACATATGGCCAATTAGCCAAATACTACAACGAGTTGGTTGTTCAATTACAACTGGCCAAGACGATTGTCAACGACTCCAGTCTAATCCCTCGGGAAGTGATAGAGGCAGAGCAAACAGAAGTACTGGAGGCAGAGAGGGGGATCATCCAAATGCTGAATGAGACTGTTTTACCAGTACTAGAATATACA CTGGCAGCTAATGACACGAATTGCTCCACCACAGAAGCAATTGTGGACCAAACAATTTCGATTTATACCAACTGTACAACAGTGCAGACATCCAATCTGTTCCTAGCTCAGACTGCACTTGACTTGTTCCACAACCTGAATTATACcattaatgaattacaaaatcaaaGGAATGAGAGTAGAACAGCAGATGATGATAGCTCAGTGATGTTTCCTGCAGCAAATAACTCTAAGGAATGGTGTATCATCCAGCAGTGA
- the LOC136256805 gene encoding uncharacterized protein gives MELKYRHTICFNIIVLLTALSTVHSLPAGRREAPPTADQPITLNELLVSLITPTENSNNLYLLWRGAFYLTDENLLTAEYQQKKRKVCRGRVFYDMTGKEEKCGEMTPLTYGQLAKYYNELVVQLKLAEMIVNDSSLIAQEVVEAEQAEVLETERRIIQLLNETVLPVLEYTLQLAANGTDCSTTEEIVDQTISIYTNCTTVQTSNLFLAQTALDLFHNLRYTNNESGMAVDASPVTLQLPAANNSKEWCIIQQ, from the exons ATGGAGTTGAAGTACAGACATACAATCTGTTTCAACATCATCGTGCTGTTGACTGCGCTTTCTACCGTACACTCGTTGCCGGCTGGAAGAAGAGAAGCCCCGCCCACCGCCGATCAACCAATTACACTAAATGAACTGCTAGTTTCACTGATAACACCAACTGAAAACTCTAATAATTTGTATTTGCTTTGGAGAGGAGCTTTCTATCTTACTGATGAAAACTTATTGACGGCTGAG TATCAGCAAAAGAAACGTAAGGTGTGCAGGGGAAGAGTGTTCTACGACATGACAGGAAAAGAAGAAAAGTGTGGAGAAATGACTCCTTTAACATATGGCCAGTTAGCCAAATACTATAACGAGTTGGTTGTTCAACTAAAACTGGCCGAGATGATTGTCAACGACTCCAGTCTAATCGCTCAGGAAGTGGTAGAGGCAGAGCAAGCAGAAGTACTGGAGACAGAGAGGAGGATCATCCAACTACTGAATGAGACTGTTTTACCAGTACTAGAATATACA CTACAGCTGGCAGCTAATGGCACGGATTGCTCCACCACAGAAGAAATAGTAGACCAGACAATTTCGATTTATACCAACTGTACAACAGTACAGACTTCTAATCTGTTCCTAGCTCAGACTGCACTTGACTTGTTCCACAACTTGCGTTATACTAATAATGAGAGTGGCATGGCAGTTGATGCCAGCCCAGTGACACTGCAGCTGCCTGCAGCAAATAACTCTAAGGAATGGTGTATTATCCAGCAGTGA
- the LOC136256964 gene encoding uncharacterized protein — protein MYYFTLQLFITAFLVTTTIVWSLPVHRRETLLLRTTRTTFKVSQEAIDQLTKISDDSNGLLPLWKKARSLTNEAWLTEEYQRLERKVCRGRIFNSGAVADACKGRGHSTLSRAYLTEYYNEFVIQLKLAEYNYKASIATEIKENYMTAALDSEAVVIKLLNESILPALEFMLQLGSTDTDCSTTEALANRIILQYANCTAVQTSNVFLGQTARSLIEKLKAAHEKHIDNTIEYEVQVSDSTKQWCLTL, from the exons ATGTACTACTTCACTTTACAACTTTTTATTACAGCCTTTCTGGTTACTACCACCATCGTGTGGTCCTTACCAGTACACAGAAGGGAAACACTCCTCTTAAGGACAACTCGTACGACGTTTAAGGTGTCGCAGGAAGCAATCGATCAGCTCACAAAGATTAGTGATGATTCTAATGGTTTGCTACCACTATGGAAAAAAGCACGGAGTCTTACAAACGAGGCCTGGTTAACTGAAGAG TATCAGCGATTGGAACGAAAAGTATGCAGAGGTCGCATCTTCAACAGCGGGGCTGTAGCCGATGCATGCAAAGGTCGAGGCCATTCCACTCTTAGCCGAGCATATTTAACCGAATATTACAACGAATTTGTCATTCAGTTAAAATTGGCGGAATACAACTACAAAGCCAGCATCGCAACGGAGATCAAAGAGAATTACATGACAGCCGCGTTGGACAGTGAAGCAGTTGTCATCAAATTATTAAACGAAAGCATCTTGCCAGCCCTTGAATTTATG TTACAGCTGGGCTCCACTGACACAGATTGCTCTACCACAGAAGCATTAGCTAACAGGATAATATTGCAGTATGCCAACTGTACAGCAGTCCAAACATCAAATGTGTTCCTCGGTCAGACTGCACGCAGCTTGATTGAAAAGCTGAAGGCTGCTCATGAGAAACACATCGACAACACTATTGAGTATGAAGTACAAGTATCGGACAGCACCAAGCAATGGTGTCTAACTCTGTAA